TTACTTTGTTCATCTAAAAAGTTGAAACAATCTGTAGGCGTTTTATCAAAATATAAAAAATGAAAATACTGTGATATGCCAGTAACAATACTTTCTTTACGTAATCGTCTTGATACAAAAACTCTAAACTCGTGATCCGGACGGATATCATGCCATTCACGTAAAATAATATTTGTCGTACAGGCTGATTTATCAGCCGAGCTAAGGAGTGCCACCAGATCACTATAAACTCTGGAACTTTGTACTAGGGTTTCTATAATTTTTCTACCATCTCTAATTTTCATTGCTTTGAACATTGATGCGACTAAGGACACTAATTGCTGATTTTTGTTGTCATTTTCTTTCCAGTAACAAAAATCATTACTCATTAGGGTTGAGGCCTCTTCCAATAAATATTTAGAATCCTTGGGGCTTCTGGTAGACAAGCGCATAAAGGCTTCTTTATTGTTAAATTCTGAAAGGACTTCATTCAAAATACGTTCCAGTTTAGTGCTGTCATATCCAGGGCAACCGCATGAGTGCTCAAAAAATACCATTTAATACTTTCTGTGCATAATCAGGTTGTAAGGTTGCTTTGTATCGCTTGGCTTTTTCCCCTTTCTTACACGATTTTTCGTTATGTAACGCATTAATAGCGACATGTCTAAACACACCAAAATTCTCAGAGGCATTATCACGCCTAACTCTCGAGTCGTCTTCTCTAAATGACACATCCAATACCCAATGCAGCTGATTCTCGATAGCCCAATGCTTTCTAACTGCATTAGCAAATACTTTAGCGTTTGGAGCTATTGATACAATAAAATATCGGGTTTCAGAAGTTGTTTTACCATCGATATATTGTTCTGATTCAACCATTCCAATGCCTTGCAAAGAAGCCCATCGTCCAGGATTGCTAATCGTATCCAGCATGTCGCTGATCCAATATCGACGCAGCTCGACACGGCCATGTCCTTTATGAGCCTCCTCAAAGTAATCATATCTGACGTTCTTAAATTCAAATCGGCGAGATGTTTCAAAAAAATCGATTATTTCTTCGTGAAGTTGTTTCTGATTGTCTTTTACAGCCAATACATAGTCAGCCTCTTTGCTAACAATTTTTTCTGCAATTTTCTCTTGGCAACCCATAGCATCGATGGTCACAATGCAACCTTTAATATCCAATAAATCAAGTAAAGCCGGGATAGCCGTGATCTCATTTGATTTATCATCTGTCTTTTTTTGTCCAAGTACAACGCCATTTTCGCAAGCATATGCACTCACCATGTGAATCGCAGACTTACGTTTCTTCTTGTCATATGAATGGCGCAGGGTTTTTCCATCAACTGCCACAATTTTACCGTCTGTTGCTTCTTCAACTGCCGCCATCCATTTGATGAAACAGCTTTGTAATTCTTCTGGATTAAGACTAGACACTATCCTTGCAATCGTGTCATCAACAGGAATTCCTTTCTTAAAAAAAAACACGTTCTTGCAGCCAATTTAAAAGAGCATGGCCCACTTCTTCTATATCCTGACAGCCTTCAGCTCTACAAATGACGGCTAAAACACACAGAACAAGGATATCGATTAGTTCATGATCAATTTTACTTTCTTGACGAGGATCGCGAATTATCGAAAAACATTCTACTAATGATGACATTTCTGCTCCTTTGTAAATAAAGGAGATATGAGATCACATAATCAGTTTAATTTAAAGTCACTCGTGATCTTGCCCTGCATCAATCAGCTATTGAATGGATTTTACTTTTAAATTAAGGTTACAATTTGGATCTTTTTGTTCTTATTTTTCCTTAAAATTATTTAGAGGATCATAACTAATTGAACCCAATAGGCTGGACAGAAAGACAAAGTCTTCAGTATCTGTTTCCATTAATTATCAGTATCTCCTTTGCTATGGATGTATTTGTGCCTGCAATTCCAGAGATGACTCGTTTTTTTAAAACTGATGGCACTGTGATGCAGGCAAGTCTTTATGTTTTTATGCTTACTGTAGCTCTGGGGCAATTACTCGCAGGTCCCTTGGCAGATCATTATGGGCGTCGATGCATCACAATTTACGCAGCACTTCTTTTTCTTATTGGATCAATACTTTCCGCATTCTCTGAATCTGTATCCACTTTAATTATTGCGCGAATGATTCAGGCAGCAGGTGCCTGTGGTACCTATCTGCTCTGCTTTATTATAATAAGGGACAACTTTTCCACTACAGTTTGCGCACGTCTGTTTAGCATTTTATGTGGAATCAACGCCATGGTTGCAAGCTCCGCCCCAGTAATCGGTGGGTTCTTGCTTGATCTAACCCAGGATTGGCATAGTGGATTTTATTTTCTTACCCTGCTTGGTCTTTTAATGAGTTTCATGGCATTTCGAAATATTCCTGATTATGTTTATCCAAAGCAGGAATCAACCCATTTAAATATATTTAAAACTACAAAGCTGATTTTAACTCACTTAGAGTTTCGTCAACATGCCCTTATCGCGTCGGTCAGCTTACTTGGTTTATATCTATTTTGCGCCTTATCTCCTGGTATCCTGATTAGTCAACTGCACCTAAGCGCGACTCAATACGGTTTGTGGTTTGGGTTAAATGCGATAACTGTATTTCTCACTAATCTAGTTTCCGCACGCCTGACCTATTCTTATCCATTGGAAAAAATTGTACGTTGGGGCCTGTTATGGATCATTTTTTCTTGTATTTTAATGATATCCTTAAATCTCTATCACGTAAGTGTTATCCGTTTTATGTTTCCCATGCTTTGTTTGACTTTCGGTATCGGCCTCAGTATGGGAACAGCAACTGCTCTTGCTTTAAAAGATTTTAAACAGCAAGCAGGAACTGCCACAGCATTGTTAGGAGCTTGTCAGTTTGGTTTATCAGGGTGTATAGGTATTCTTACCGCTCAATTGAATCCTGAACCATCGCTTCTTGCTTTTCCAGTCCTTTGTTTGGGGACATTATCGTTAGTTGGAATCAAACGATCTGACTTAAAACCCCTGATCAATTCTTAAATTTTTCATATGCTGCAACGAAATTGCTTCATATTGAACAAGGTTCCTGAATCCCTACCCAATCCAGGCTTAACTGCCATTCAGTTAAGGATGATATTGGGATTGCACCTACGACTCCCAATGGCACCTTCTTAATGAGGGAAGCAACGCAATCGTTGCGAAGCACCATGTTGATATGCTTAATATTGGTAACAAAAACACAAAATTTGTAAGTTGTGAAAAAAACATTTGCATTTAATTCAAGATTTAGATTAATCTGGAGGAGACTCACAAGGAAAAGGAGCTCACCATGGGTAAGAAAGATGCACATTCTCGTTAAGTAAATGGAGATAGTAAAACAAAAAACCCCACCAAACAGGGTTCACAACTTTTTTTCAATACAAGACAACTAAACCCATCTGCCGAAGTACAGCAAACCCAGCAAACCCAACAATTACAACAACCCGTTCAAGAAATAAGACTGCAGACTACAACTGACATTCTACTAGCTGCCATTTTACAAGAATTAAAAACTCACAATATGATTGAATTCATCAAAATAAAGGATCAACAAGAGCAAGAACGCGACGAATTGCAAGCGGCTAAAGAAATGCAAGAGCATGACAGCGAGCGATTCGAAGAACTTCGACAATCGATGTATATTTGATTAAAACAGTACATTCCTCCAAGCCAATTAACCGATCATTGTTAATTGGCATTTAATTAATCGATGATTAGTCAACTCAATATACTATTATTAGCAAGACTTCCAGTCTGTCAAGCCTAGAGAGTTCGGTACAACAAGGATCCACTGTCCCATGACCAAAATCAGTTACCCATCGCTATAGCGTTTTTCTTAGCGCATCATTGTCCCTGCTGTTTTTTCGCATCTTTGACCGGGACACCCTGATATGGGTCCGCATGTCTGGAACAAAATTAAGGAAAAATAAGAGCTATTCATCCATCATTTATAGTTAAAAATTCACTCAAATTAACCTATTTAAACCTACTCAATACCGTATGAATAGTGATTGCTACTACGAATTGTCTTAGGTCATTTTACCACAACTCTATCAGAATGACTTATCCACAAGTCCACAGGTCAGGAGAGCTTCACTTTCTCGTATAGGCCTGTGGGCCTTGTGGGTAAGTCATGACGCTCTCATTTAGGGTTTATGGTCTTTTCCGGCCATAA
The sequence above is drawn from the Legionella antarctica genome and encodes:
- a CDS encoding ISAs1 family transposase, producing MFFFKKGIPVDDTIARIVSSLNPEELQSCFIKWMAAVEEATDGKIVAVDGKTLRHSYDKKKRKSAIHMVSAYACENGVVLGQKKTDDKSNEITAIPALLDLLDIKGCIVTIDAMGCQEKIAEKIVSKEADYVLAVKDNQKQLHEEIIDFFETSRRFEFKNVRYDYFEEAHKGHGRVELRRYWISDMLDTISNPGRWASLQGIGMVESEQYIDGKTTSETRYFIVSIAPNAKVFANAVRKHWAIENQLHWVLDVSFREDDSRVRRDNASENFGVFRHVAINALHNEKSCKKGEKAKRYKATLQPDYAQKVLNGIF
- a CDS encoding transposase family protein, with protein sequence MSSLVECFSIIRDPRQESKIDHELIDILVLCVLAVICRAEGCQDIEEVGHALLNWLQERVFF
- a CDS encoding Bcr/CflA family efflux MFS transporter — its product is MNPIGWTERQSLQYLFPLIISISFAMDVFVPAIPEMTRFFKTDGTVMQASLYVFMLTVALGQLLAGPLADHYGRRCITIYAALLFLIGSILSAFSESVSTLIIARMIQAAGACGTYLLCFIIIRDNFSTTVCARLFSILCGINAMVASSAPVIGGFLLDLTQDWHSGFYFLTLLGLLMSFMAFRNIPDYVYPKQESTHLNIFKTTKLILTHLEFRQHALIASVSLLGLYLFCALSPGILISQLHLSATQYGLWFGLNAITVFLTNLVSARLTYSYPLEKIVRWGLLWIIFSCILMISLNLYHVSVIRFMFPMLCLTFGIGLSMGTATALALKDFKQQAGTATALLGACQFGLSGCIGILTAQLNPEPSLLAFPVLCLGTLSLVGIKRSDLKPLINS